Proteins co-encoded in one Seriola aureovittata isolate HTS-2021-v1 ecotype China chromosome 1, ASM2101889v1, whole genome shotgun sequence genomic window:
- the LOC130169781 gene encoding cytochrome c oxidase subunit 5A, mitochondrial-like, translating to MFRAVFRLSATGARSLARSQPFYSAPLASRCYSHAKVETDEEFDARWVTYFSKPDIDAWELRKGMNTLIGYDLVPEPKILDSALRACRRLNDLASAIRILEAVKDKAGPRKDIYPYVIQELKPTLTELGISTPEELGIDKL from the exons ATGTTCCGAGCCGTCTTCCGACTGTCTGCCACAGGGGCCCGGAGCCTGGCTCGGTCACAACCCTTTTACTCAG CTCCATTGGCCTCCAGATGTTACTCTCATGCCAAAGTGGAGACAGACGAGGAGTTTGATGCCCGCTGGGTCACTTACTTTAGCAAGCCCGACATAGATGCCTGGGAACTGAGGAAAG GCATGAACACCCTGATTGGGTATGACCTGGTACCTGAGCCCAAGATCCTGGATTCAGCACTAAGAGCTTGCCGGAGACTGAATGACCTGGCCAGCGCCATCCGCATCCTTGAGGCTGTCAAG GACAAAGCAGGCCCCCGCAAAGACATCTATCCCTACGTGATCCAAGAACTCAAGCCCACCCTGACAGAACTCGGCATCTCAACACCAGAAGAGCTGGGCATTGACAAGTTATAG